A genomic region of Danio aesculapii chromosome 21, fDanAes4.1, whole genome shotgun sequence contains the following coding sequences:
- the zgc:110222 gene encoding protein EOLA1 produces MSLEVPCLSFRQPYATLVLNNVKTIESRWRPLLSEMQNSTLAVHIAWKSWDGEAWRLILTERLGLTTKQTEELLESGERFGRGVIAGLVDVGETWCCPDNVPCEEMKKLETAACLTELNLKYLTRLSNPRWLNEPMYARGHKDVWTVNIPIRLLPSASSVSELKGR; encoded by the exons ATGAGTTTAGAGGTGCCCTGTTTGTCATTTCGCCAGCCGTACGCTACTCTCGTGttgaataatgtaaaaacaatagaaAGTCGCTGGCGACCCCTGCTGTCAGAGATGCAGAACAGCACTCTAGCTGTTCACATTGCTTGGAAAAGCTGGGACGGAGAGGCCTGGAGGCTCATACTTACTGAAAGACTGGGATTGACAACCAAACAAACGGAGGAACTTCTGGAGTCGGGAGAAAGGTTCGGGCGGGGTGTTATAGCAG GTCTTGTGGATGTTGGAGAGACGTGGTGTTGTCCAGACAATGTTCCCTGCGAAGAAATGAAAAAGCTAGAGACAGCAGCCTGCTTGACTGAACTCAACTTGAAATACCTTACAAGACTCTCAAACCCCCGCTGGCTCAATGAACCAATGTATGCTAGGGGTCATAAAGATGTGTGGACTGTAAACATACCAATTCGTCTACTGCCTTCTGCTTCTTCTGTGTCTGAACTGAAGGGACGCTAA